The bacterium genome includes a region encoding these proteins:
- a CDS encoding prepilin-type N-terminal cleavage/methylation domain-containing protein, protein MFKQRGFTLIELLVVIAIIVILAAILFPIFAAAREKARTTACLNNMAQLGKGIWAYTIDNNERYPFAGDCGRNDWAKCGWVCVVSSYDSRCTNRVLGYGDWRACQTIAFPELGSLWSYTKNKEIYKCPSWYGWKDYNESLGYYKSFRTRYNCSTARVNYTMNHTFNINGGPPIPLSVVNFPSDTFLLYEESCQSINDGDFWPFGWDIFNDRHTTGANIVHADGHVSRYKVEDVGGGFKYAPGKYYCRYKPDRRNMDAPANNYGDCQ, encoded by the coding sequence ATGTTCAAACAAAGAGGCTTTACACTTATTGAATTGCTGGTTGTGATAGCGATAATCGTTATTTTGGCGGCAATTCTTTTCCCTATATTTGCTGCTGCTCGCGAGAAAGCTCGAACAACGGCATGTCTAAACAACATGGCTCAACTGGGTAAAGGTATTTGGGCTTACACGATTGATAACAATGAACGCTATCCCTTCGCAGGAGACTGCGGTCGTAATGATTGGGCTAAATGCGGATGGGTATGTGTGGTCTCTAGTTATGATTCTCGTTGCACAAACCGTGTCCTCGGATATGGTGACTGGCGAGCTTGCCAAACAATCGCTTTTCCCGAACTAGGAAGCCTGTGGTCTTACACAAAAAACAAGGAAATTTATAAATGCCCATCCTGGTACGGGTGGAAAGATTATAATGAATCTCTTGGGTATTATAAAAGTTTCAGGACTCGGTACAATTGCAGTACTGCCCGTGTGAATTACACGATGAATCACACATTCAATATTAATGGCGGCCCTCCCATTCCCCTTTCTGTCGTTAATTTCCCTTCGGATACCTTCCTATTATACGAAGAAAGTTGCCAATCAATAAATGATGGTGACTTTTGGCCGTTCGGATGGGATATCTTTAACGACCGTCATACAACCGGCGCCAATATTGTCCATGCGGATGGGCATGTCTCTAGATACAAAGTTGAAGATGTCGGCGGCGGTTTCAAATACGCCCCTGGCAAATATTACTGCCGTTACAAGCCCGACCGAAGAAACATGGACGCCCCCGCTAATAATTACGGCGATTGTCAGTAA